One window from the genome of Spirosoma rhododendri encodes:
- a CDS encoding sugar phosphate isomerase/epimerase family protein — translation MTKLGMNLFTWTAAMHEGMDETLTFLQKTGFDFVEMPIGEVEATADVLTKWERIGQQASAIGLDVQTCAILPPDRSLISADSAQREAGVSHLKAMIDCSAAAGSTILMGPLYAGFCVFTGKPATEQEWNWSVTAMREVAEYAETKGVMLGIEYLNRFEIYLLTCAEEVVRYVEAVNHPNCRIAFDTFHANLEEKKIGEAIRKVGPYLVHVQISENDRSTPGQGHIDFEEVFAALQDIDYSGPIAIEAFGINPPDFAAAAHIFRPMFESPEQLAADGLEFIQLRMSELLND, via the coding sequence ATGACTAAACTTGGAATGAACCTGTTTACATGGACAGCGGCCATGCATGAGGGTATGGATGAAACGCTGACATTCCTGCAAAAAACAGGTTTCGACTTTGTCGAAATGCCCATCGGCGAGGTGGAAGCCACCGCCGACGTGCTCACCAAATGGGAGCGGATCGGGCAGCAGGCGTCGGCGATTGGGCTCGACGTGCAGACCTGCGCCATCCTGCCCCCCGACCGCAGCCTGATCAGTGCCGACAGTGCGCAACGGGAAGCAGGCGTCAGCCACCTGAAAGCCATGATTGACTGTTCAGCCGCAGCCGGGTCGACGATTCTGATGGGACCGCTTTATGCCGGGTTCTGCGTCTTTACAGGCAAGCCCGCCACGGAGCAGGAGTGGAACTGGTCGGTGACGGCGATGCGCGAAGTAGCTGAATATGCAGAGACGAAGGGCGTTATGCTGGGCATCGAATACCTGAACCGGTTCGAGATTTACCTGCTCACCTGCGCGGAAGAGGTCGTACGTTACGTCGAAGCCGTAAACCATCCCAATTGCCGGATTGCGTTCGACACGTTTCACGCGAATCTGGAAGAGAAAAAAATCGGAGAAGCTATCCGGAAAGTCGGGCCGTATCTGGTACACGTTCAGATTTCGGAGAACGACCGATCGACGCCGGGGCAAGGCCATATCGACTTTGAGGAAGTGTTTGCCGCCTTGCAGGACATCGACTACAGTGGCCCTATTGCCATTGAAGCCTTCGGCATAAATCCCCCCGATTTTGCCGCAGCCGCCCACATCTTCCGCCCCATGTTCGAGTCGCCAGAGCAACTGGCTGCTGATGGACTGGAATTTATTCAATTGCGAATGAGTGAATTGTTGAATGATTGA
- a CDS encoding RNA methyltransferase, translating into MPPRKISLDELNRLSVDAFKAAPKFPYCLILDDVRSLNNVGSVFRTADAFRAEKLYLCGITGQPPHRDITKTALGATESVDWEHAPDITELISKLQTAGWQVMAVEQAEGSVSLTDFRPETGQRYAFVLGNEVTGVRESVVEQADSVLEVPQFGTKHSLNISVTAGIICWDFVQKM; encoded by the coding sequence ATGCCGCCCCGTAAGATTAGTCTGGACGAACTGAACCGCCTATCCGTTGACGCGTTCAAAGCCGCGCCCAAATTCCCGTACTGCCTGATTCTGGACGATGTCCGCAGCCTCAACAACGTTGGGTCCGTCTTTCGCACCGCCGATGCCTTCCGCGCCGAAAAGTTGTATTTGTGTGGCATTACCGGTCAGCCACCCCACCGCGACATTACCAAGACCGCCCTGGGCGCTACCGAATCCGTAGACTGGGAGCACGCACCAGATATTACTGAGCTTATTTCAAAATTGCAAACGGCGGGCTGGCAGGTCATGGCCGTTGAGCAGGCGGAAGGCAGCGTCAGCCTGACGGATTTCAGGCCAGAAACGGGACAGCGTTACGCCTTCGTACTGGGCAACGAGGTAACGGGCGTCCGGGAAAGCGTTGTCGAACAGGCAGATAGCGTACTCGAAGTTCCTCAGTTCGGCACGAAACACTCACTCAACATCTCCGTCACAGCCGGAATCATTTGCTGGGATTTTGTACAGAAAATGTAA
- a CDS encoding AraC family transcriptional regulator: MRQPLRKELEPVAASFLVKELVEPHFDPNWHFHPHYQLFLVKEGTGTRFIGDSISTFAPGDLVFLGPNLPHLWRSDQPYFDRQSTLRTQGIVVYFPEDFLGPAFFEKQEMSAIRQLLANARHGLTWSNGTHDRAVSVLTRLVSQPVGFGRLMGLLNLLNELAESTEYQLLASSTYVNSLRPEDTDRNIYHRMQVVHDYVLNHFPEELSLETVADLAGMTAPAFCRYFKARANKTFSEFVSEVRIGHACKLLMNTPLSITQVSFESGYRTLSNFNRQFKDITGLTPSGYVKTYRQL; the protein is encoded by the coding sequence ATGCGTCAACCCCTGCGTAAAGAGCTCGAACCCGTAGCCGCTTCCTTTTTGGTGAAGGAACTCGTCGAGCCGCATTTCGACCCAAACTGGCATTTCCACCCGCATTACCAGCTTTTCCTGGTAAAAGAAGGTACGGGCACCCGCTTTATCGGCGACTCGATCAGCACGTTTGCGCCAGGCGATCTGGTTTTTCTGGGGCCTAACCTGCCCCACCTCTGGCGCAGCGATCAACCGTATTTTGACCGTCAGTCGACCCTGCGGACACAGGGCATTGTTGTGTACTTCCCGGAAGATTTTCTGGGCCCTGCCTTTTTCGAGAAGCAGGAAATGAGTGCGATCCGGCAGTTGCTGGCCAATGCCCGGCACGGCCTGACCTGGTCGAACGGGACGCACGACCGGGCGGTATCGGTGCTGACCCGACTGGTTAGCCAGCCGGTTGGATTCGGACGGCTGATGGGCCTGCTCAATCTGCTCAATGAACTGGCTGAAAGCACGGAGTACCAGCTTCTGGCCAGTTCGACCTACGTAAACAGCCTGCGCCCTGAAGACACCGACCGGAACATATATCACCGTATGCAGGTTGTACATGATTACGTGCTGAACCACTTCCCGGAGGAGCTGAGTCTGGAAACGGTGGCCGATCTGGCCGGCATGACGGCCCCCGCCTTTTGCCGGTATTTTAAAGCGCGGGCCAACAAAACGTTTTCTGAGTTTGTATCGGAGGTACGGATCGGCCACGCCTGTAAACTACTGATGAACACACCGTTAAGCATCACCCAAGTTAGTTTTGAGAGCGGCTATCGTACATTATCGAATTTCAACCGGCAATTCAAAGACATCACGGGCCTGACGCCGTCTGGCTACGTCAAAACGTACCGGCAGTTGTAG
- a CDS encoding PVC-type heme-binding CxxCH protein: MIINSTKLVLALAGLALLTQCARQTNSQKTTDRQGTSRVAANKPRRTEILFLGDNGHHRPIERVPEIMAALGNKGINFTYTDKLEDLNPENLNKYDGLLIYANWDSIPKPQEKAMLDYVAAGHGIIPVHCASYCFRNSPEYVDKVVGGQFWRHRMDTIQTRFTQPNSPIVAGLPSFKAYDETYLHSHLQPDNNVLAVRDVKADQAKDLADAGRPDAKEEPYTWTRTYGKGRMFYTAYGHDERTWLQPGFQQLLERGILWAVGDDVKKLHDDLKPQAFTYRAAPQLPNYENRPGPQMEQNPLSPEESMKHIQVPADFTLDLFAHEPNVMHPIAMTWDERGRLYALITKDYPNERKPEGGSDLIVICEDTDKDGKADKFTNFAEGLSIPTGMAFANGGLYVSQAPHMLFLQDTNGDDKADVKKVLFTGFGTFDTHAGPSNLHYGFDNWIWGSVGYAGFKGLVGDSKDSLQFGQGFFRFKPDGSKLEYMTSTSNNTWGLGFTETGDIFGSTANNSHGWYMAIPNQYFHGGTHLRENGSRSTDTHKDMKPITEKVRQVDVFGGFTAAAGHNFYTARAFPKNYWNKVAFVSEPTGHIVHQNVMQKQGTDFEDAETGAGSFNLMAGADEWFAPVFAETGPDGAVWVVDWYSYIIQHNPTPQGAKNGSGNAYETPLRDFTHGRIYRVGYSKAPAYTPMVLSKDRPAELVAALKNNNMFWRMTAQRLLVDRKNKDVVPQLTALVNDQSMDEIGNNPAAIHALWTLNGLGALDGSNPEALTAAMQALKHPVAYVRKAAIQVLPKTPETATALLNANLMADAEPLVAMNTLLKLSEVPQSPAVQQAILARLDKSTDVNDRWMPEAFASALAGQDGRLMKAYLKQVGMAAPKAAPAHDMSAHQHDVHGPNVGVAGPAAPASAPAKSVAVTSVDKPDLLIAAIRSTPQSPAVRERTQVVVEVTNAGGVDIPAGTPIPMSVRFEGPTNATDKSKIDFVSVAHTTGIKAGETVTISKGNNGPWSTDFAVNFDRPGDYTVTVMLDRENKIAEGNEQNNNKSYKLTYRAPQSMSAYVLERASRSYASVAPVDSVVALLRQSQQMGAEQGQAIVKGISEGWNPKKKVTIRPDDRTFLASLNSAASPDNQSRLQRLYEAWGLVGEQPTDPNVEIVRLKTVREAMRFDRKEFTVTAGKQVEIVLENPDAMQHNLVIGKPKSMDIIGNAADKLITAKDGAERNYVPSIPQVVAATALVNPDQTVRLKFTVPNTPGDYPFVCTFPGHWRLMNGVMRVVTAKTATVSK; encoded by the coding sequence ATGATAATTAACTCAACTAAACTGGTTCTTGCTCTGGCTGGACTGGCGCTGCTAACGCAGTGTGCCCGGCAGACGAATTCACAGAAAACAACGGATCGACAGGGAACGTCGCGGGTTGCTGCGAATAAGCCCCGCCGGACAGAAATTCTGTTTCTTGGCGACAACGGGCACCACCGGCCCATCGAACGCGTGCCGGAGATTATGGCCGCGCTGGGCAATAAGGGTATCAATTTCACCTACACCGATAAACTGGAGGATCTGAACCCCGAAAACCTGAACAAGTACGACGGTCTGCTGATCTACGCCAACTGGGACAGCATTCCGAAGCCGCAGGAGAAAGCGATGCTCGATTACGTCGCGGCCGGGCACGGAATTATTCCGGTTCACTGCGCGTCGTACTGCTTCCGTAACTCACCGGAATATGTCGATAAAGTAGTCGGTGGGCAGTTCTGGCGGCACCGGATGGACACTATTCAGACGCGCTTTACCCAGCCAAACAGCCCAATCGTGGCCGGTTTGCCGTCGTTCAAAGCCTACGACGAAACGTATCTGCACTCGCATCTGCAACCCGACAACAACGTGCTGGCCGTTCGGGACGTAAAAGCCGATCAGGCTAAAGACCTGGCCGATGCGGGTCGACCCGACGCCAAAGAAGAGCCCTACACCTGGACGCGGACGTATGGCAAAGGCCGGATGTTTTACACCGCCTACGGCCACGACGAACGGACGTGGCTACAGCCCGGTTTTCAGCAGTTGCTGGAGCGGGGTATTTTGTGGGCCGTGGGCGATGATGTCAAGAAACTGCACGACGATCTGAAGCCGCAGGCGTTCACCTACCGCGCGGCTCCGCAACTGCCTAACTACGAAAACCGCCCCGGTCCGCAGATGGAGCAGAACCCGCTGTCGCCGGAGGAGTCGATGAAGCATATTCAGGTGCCAGCTGATTTTACGCTCGATCTGTTCGCCCACGAACCCAACGTGATGCACCCCATTGCGATGACCTGGGACGAGCGGGGTCGGCTTTACGCACTGATTACGAAAGACTACCCCAACGAACGCAAGCCCGAAGGCGGCTCTGACCTGATCGTAATCTGCGAGGACACCGACAAAGATGGCAAGGCCGATAAGTTCACCAACTTCGCCGAGGGGCTGAGCATCCCGACGGGTATGGCCTTCGCCAATGGCGGTCTGTACGTGTCTCAGGCTCCGCACATGCTGTTTTTGCAGGACACCAACGGCGACGATAAAGCCGACGTGAAAAAGGTGCTGTTTACGGGCTTCGGCACGTTCGACACCCACGCCGGCCCCAGCAACCTGCACTACGGTTTCGACAACTGGATCTGGGGTAGCGTTGGGTACGCTGGTTTCAAGGGACTCGTTGGCGACAGCAAAGACTCGCTTCAGTTTGGGCAGGGCTTCTTCCGTTTCAAGCCCGACGGCTCGAAACTGGAGTACATGACTTCGACCTCAAACAACACCTGGGGGCTGGGTTTCACCGAAACGGGCGACATCTTCGGCAGCACCGCCAACAACTCGCACGGCTGGTACATGGCTATTCCGAACCAGTATTTCCACGGCGGTACGCACCTGCGCGAAAACGGTAGCCGTAGCACCGATACCCACAAAGACATGAAGCCGATTACCGAAAAAGTGCGGCAGGTCGACGTGTTTGGTGGGTTTACGGCGGCAGCGGGCCATAACTTTTACACGGCCCGTGCCTTCCCGAAAAACTACTGGAATAAGGTTGCGTTTGTGTCGGAGCCGACGGGCCACATCGTACACCAGAACGTGATGCAGAAGCAGGGTACCGACTTTGAGGACGCCGAAACCGGTGCGGGTAGTTTCAACCTGATGGCCGGTGCCGACGAGTGGTTTGCCCCCGTCTTTGCTGAAACCGGCCCCGACGGAGCCGTTTGGGTAGTCGACTGGTACAGCTACATCATTCAGCATAACCCCACGCCACAGGGTGCGAAAAACGGGTCGGGTAACGCCTACGAAACACCGCTGCGCGATTTTACGCATGGTCGTATCTACCGCGTCGGCTACAGCAAGGCCCCAGCTTATACGCCGATGGTGCTGAGCAAAGATCGACCCGCTGAACTGGTCGCTGCGCTGAAAAACAACAACATGTTCTGGCGTATGACCGCTCAGCGGCTGCTTGTCGATCGGAAAAACAAGGACGTTGTACCCCAGTTGACCGCGCTGGTCAACGATCAGTCGATGGACGAGATTGGCAACAACCCGGCGGCTATTCACGCGCTGTGGACGTTGAATGGGCTGGGCGCGCTCGATGGCTCGAACCCGGAGGCACTGACGGCGGCCATGCAGGCCCTGAAACACCCGGTCGCTTATGTTCGCAAGGCGGCTATTCAGGTGCTGCCCAAAACACCCGAAACGGCAACGGCATTGCTCAACGCCAATCTGATGGCAGACGCCGAACCGCTGGTTGCGATGAATACGCTGTTGAAACTGTCGGAAGTGCCCCAGTCGCCCGCCGTACAGCAGGCAATTCTGGCCCGTCTCGACAAGTCGACCGATGTGAATGACCGCTGGATGCCCGAAGCATTCGCCAGTGCGCTGGCGGGTCAGGATGGGCGTCTGATGAAAGCGTATCTGAAGCAGGTCGGTATGGCCGCGCCCAAAGCCGCTCCCGCCCACGATATGAGCGCGCATCAGCACGACGTACACGGCCCGAACGTAGGCGTTGCAGGCCCAGCGGCACCCGCGTCGGCTCCGGCCAAATCCGTTGCTGTGACGTCCGTCGACAAACCCGATCTGCTCATCGCTGCCATCCGGTCAACGCCCCAAAGCCCTGCCGTGCGCGAACGGACACAGGTCGTTGTCGAGGTGACTAACGCGGGCGGTGTCGATATTCCGGCCGGTACACCCATTCCGATGTCGGTTCGTTTCGAAGGACCAACCAACGCAACTGACAAATCAAAAATCGACTTCGTTAGCGTGGCGCACACAACGGGTATCAAAGCGGGTGAAACGGTTACGATCAGCAAAGGCAACAACGGCCCCTGGTCTACGGATTTCGCCGTTAACTTCGACCGCCCCGGCGACTATACCGTGACCGTCATGCTCGATCGCGAAAACAAGATTGCGGAGGGTAACGAGCAGAACAACAACAAGTCGTACAAGCTGACATACCGCGCTCCGCAGAGCATGAGCGCCTACGTACTCGAACGCGCCAGCCGCAGCTACGCATCGGTCGCGCCCGTCGATTCCGTCGTGGCCCTGCTTCGGCAGAGTCAGCAGATGGGTGCCGAGCAGGGGCAGGCCATCGTCAAGGGAATTAGCGAAGGCTGGAACCCGAAGAAGAAAGTAACGATTCGCCCCGACGATCGCACGTTTCTGGCGAGTCTGAACAGTGCAGCATCGCCCGACAATCAATCAAGGCTACAGCGGCTCTACGAAGCGTGGGGACTGGTCGGTGAGCAGCCCACCGACCCGAATGTGGAGATCGTTCGACTGAAAACGGTGCGCGAAGCGATGCGCTTCGACCGGAAAGAGTTTACGGTTACGGCGGGTAAGCAGGTCGAAATCGTGCTGGAAAACCCCGACGCCATGCAGCACAACCTGGTCATCGGTAAGCCTAAGTCGATGGACATCATCGGCAACGCGGCCGACAAGCTGATTACGGCGAAAGACGGGGCCGAACGGAACTACGTGCCGTCGATTCCGCAGGTCGTAGCGGCTACCGCGCTCGTCAACCCCGATCAGACCGTCCGGTTGAAATTCACCGTTCCGAACACCCCCGGCGACTATCCGTTCGTCTGCACCTTCCCCGGCCACTGGCGCCTGATGAACGGCGTAATGCGGGTAGTCACTGCCAAGACGGCGACGGTTAGTAAGTAA
- a CDS encoding putative Ig domain-containing protein yields MNVVIVKYAGPDAGVLRWVNFGSRTSIVEYATQTGASFGHSNASRAICVGASPYYNTPAYNSRLTTATIETFSSAGGVPVYFDAAGQRINGTTGITRQKPEITSVDGGNNTFFGSDYEGDGFPNFFGTSAAAPHAAAVAALMQERTGNKLSQSQVLATMQQTALDMDDPATAGFDTGFDFGTGYGFIQADKALQSLGGSTLVITGINTLSCVSTSAGERQLTFNPQYSGSNGQAITFSVLNEKAATTDAGPYSLRLYTDNPVITLRADQAGATGTASYSYNWLAACNAVATTNQPPVFNGVPTLTGTINTAFRYAVPATAFTDPEGQPMTFAMTNLPAGLTFDVPTRVIRGTPQQVGSTNATLTATDPSGATTVGTVAIVISNTTTAPADPASLTITSFTCNTISAGQFSVDFVVGYPNGTFTPALPPLFMNGVTDNGQLGVQYTYVYDGNQYVLPIQDQATRSTYFVWNFRAACGNLPVANRPPVFNGTTAQLGVIGVPFSYTLPATTFTDPDGQAGLTYTATSLPAGLTFTASTRVIRGTPTTAGQYTVQLTARDPGGLTATGTLPIAILETAPVPFSITSVNTSACEVLSPSLRRITFTPQYTGASSAPITFQVVNESMPTTNAGPYSLNLYTDNPTVSLRAEQAGRVSTYAYNWLAACNTNGRMGASEAREMLDVAVLANPSVGETIEVEIRGAQGQVLDLQLVDERGQAVGRVSVKQAAAIERQKLTLGRQIGVYLLKASTQDQTKTVRVLKN; encoded by the coding sequence GTGAACGTCGTTATTGTAAAATACGCCGGGCCAGATGCGGGCGTGTTGCGCTGGGTTAACTTCGGGAGCCGGACCAGTATCGTTGAATATGCCACTCAGACAGGTGCTTCTTTTGGGCATAGCAATGCCTCACGGGCTATTTGCGTAGGTGCTTCTCCTTATTACAACACGCCAGCCTATAATAGCCGACTGACAACGGCAACGATCGAGACATTCTCGTCGGCGGGTGGTGTTCCCGTCTACTTCGACGCTGCGGGACAGCGCATTAACGGGACGACGGGTATTACGCGGCAAAAGCCCGAGATCACCTCGGTCGACGGCGGGAACAACACCTTTTTCGGGAGCGATTACGAAGGCGACGGATTTCCCAACTTCTTCGGTACGTCGGCGGCTGCTCCGCATGCGGCTGCTGTCGCAGCGCTGATGCAGGAACGCACGGGCAACAAACTGTCACAGTCGCAGGTGTTGGCTACCATGCAGCAGACCGCGCTCGATATGGACGATCCGGCAACGGCGGGCTTCGATACGGGTTTCGATTTCGGCACGGGTTACGGATTTATTCAGGCCGACAAGGCCCTTCAGTCGCTGGGTGGCAGTACGCTGGTCATTACTGGGATTAACACGCTGAGCTGCGTCAGCACGTCGGCTGGCGAGCGGCAACTGACGTTCAACCCACAGTACAGCGGCTCGAACGGGCAGGCGATTACCTTCTCGGTCCTCAACGAGAAAGCCGCCACGACCGATGCGGGTCCGTACTCGCTGCGATTGTACACCGACAACCCGGTTATCACGCTACGGGCCGATCAGGCTGGTGCAACAGGTACGGCTTCGTACAGCTACAACTGGCTGGCCGCCTGTAATGCCGTTGCGACAACCAATCAGCCGCCGGTATTCAACGGTGTACCGACGCTAACCGGTACGATTAACACGGCATTCCGCTACGCCGTACCCGCTACGGCCTTCACCGACCCCGAAGGGCAACCGATGACGTTTGCTATGACGAATCTGCCCGCTGGTTTGACGTTCGACGTGCCAACGCGTGTTATCCGAGGTACGCCACAACAGGTGGGTTCGACCAATGCGACACTAACGGCTACCGACCCATCGGGTGCTACTACGGTTGGTACGGTAGCGATTGTTATCAGCAACACTACGACAGCACCGGCTGATCCGGCGTCGCTGACGATCACCAGCTTTACCTGTAACACCATCTCGGCGGGTCAGTTCAGCGTTGATTTCGTGGTAGGCTACCCAAATGGTACCTTTACGCCAGCACTGCCTCCGTTGTTTATGAACGGCGTAACCGACAACGGTCAGCTGGGTGTGCAGTACACCTACGTTTATGACGGAAATCAGTACGTACTGCCTATTCAGGATCAGGCAACGCGGTCGACCTATTTCGTCTGGAACTTCCGGGCTGCCTGTGGTAATCTGCCGGTGGCCAACCGTCCGCCGGTGTTCAATGGCACCACGGCCCAGTTGGGTGTGATTGGCGTACCCTTTAGCTACACCCTGCCAGCGACGACCTTTACCGACCCCGATGGACAGGCAGGCCTTACCTACACGGCTACCAGTTTGCCAGCAGGCCTGACGTTCACAGCGTCGACGCGGGTCATTCGGGGTACACCAACGACCGCTGGCCAGTACACGGTTCAGCTCACGGCCCGCGACCCGGGTGGCCTGACGGCAACGGGAACATTGCCCATCGCGATCCTGGAAACGGCACCAGTACCCTTCTCCATCACGAGCGTAAACACCTCGGCCTGTGAGGTGCTGTCGCCGTCGCTGCGTCGGATAACGTTTACCCCGCAATACACCGGAGCTTCCAGCGCACCGATTACATTCCAGGTAGTGAATGAGTCGATGCCGACGACCAATGCCGGGCCTTACTCGCTGAACCTGTATACCGACAACCCGACTGTTTCGCTGCGGGCCGAACAGGCCGGCAGGGTCTCGACGTATGCGTACAACTGGCTGGCAGCCTGCAACACGAACGGCCGGATGGGTGCATCGGAAGCCCGTGAAATGCTGGACGTTGCGGTGTTGGCCAACCCAAGCGTGGGCGAAACTATCGAGGTCGAAATCCGGGGTGCGCAGGGGCAGGTACTTGACCTGCAACTGGTCGATGAGCGTGGGCAGGCGGTAGGTCGTGTCAGCGTGAAACAGGCTGCGGCTATCGAACGGCAAAAACTTACGCTTGGTCGGCAGATTGGCGTTTATCTGCTGAAGGCCAGCACGCAGGACCAGACGAAAACGGTTCGGGTACTGAAAAACTAA
- a CDS encoding GNAT family N-acetyltransferase, with protein MIELLLERITPADPATGRVLAEHYDIVEKASGQTVGTIRLRLSDTDDIRLYAGHIGYRVEEAFRGHHYAAQACMLLKTIALQRGFGELWITCDPDNWPSRRTCERIGAKLIEIIDLPEDLDMYLDGERQKCRYRWQLS; from the coding sequence ATGATCGAACTACTACTCGAACGGATAACCCCTGCCGACCCGGCGACGGGGCGTGTACTCGCTGAACACTACGACATCGTAGAAAAGGCATCGGGACAGACCGTCGGGACAATTCGGTTGCGGTTGAGCGATACGGACGATATCCGGTTGTATGCCGGGCATATCGGCTACCGGGTGGAAGAAGCCTTTCGCGGGCATCATTACGCGGCCCAGGCTTGTATGTTGTTGAAAACGATAGCGTTACAACGCGGTTTTGGCGAACTTTGGATTACCTGTGACCCCGACAACTGGCCCTCACGTCGTACCTGCGAACGCATCGGTGCCAAACTGATTGAGATCATCGACCTGCCCGAGGATCTCGATATGTACCTCGACGGCGAACGGCAAAAATGCCGGTATCGGTGGCAGCTTAGCTAG
- a CDS encoding sensor histidine kinase gives MPHRSTLQLLLVIALCLAILTVGLLYGNWPGLDQFSLTSQPAIRWLVMVVLALFSQTLFGYAFWQLMTQKQQSTVKTESLNAIVHEFQTPITAIRMAIDILDSPIARDQPERAEKYFRIIREENERLQKQVEMILTLARADNNTLALNQEPISLNDLLNSIAERHGDYLQLNLGPNNHHLMADRMHLTNILHNLLDNAVKYSADTPEVTIQTNSSIDGFVISVRDRGVGISPTVIPHIFQPFYRVQDHNSPSVKGFGLGLSYVQRIVQAHKWDIWVKSEVGKGSEFTIQIPPDSLINPHMNSVARQMA, from the coding sequence ATGCCGCATCGCTCTACTTTACAACTTCTATTGGTCATTGCTCTTTGTCTGGCAATTCTTACGGTTGGCCTGCTTTATGGTAACTGGCCCGGCCTTGACCAGTTTAGTCTGACCAGCCAGCCCGCCATTCGCTGGCTGGTGATGGTCGTACTGGCGTTGTTTTCGCAAACCCTGTTCGGCTATGCGTTCTGGCAGCTCATGACGCAGAAGCAACAGTCGACGGTTAAGACTGAATCATTGAACGCCATCGTTCACGAATTTCAGACACCAATCACGGCGATTCGCATGGCGATCGATATTCTCGACTCGCCAATTGCCCGCGATCAGCCCGAACGGGCGGAAAAGTATTTTCGGATTATTCGGGAAGAAAACGAGCGGCTGCAAAAGCAGGTCGAGATGATCCTAACGCTGGCCCGCGCTGATAACAACACCCTGGCGCTAAATCAGGAGCCAATCTCGCTCAACGATCTGCTCAACTCAATTGCCGAACGGCATGGCGACTACCTACAGCTAAACCTGGGGCCGAATAACCATCACCTGATGGCCGATCGGATGCACCTGACCAATATTCTGCACAATCTGCTCGACAATGCTGTCAAATACAGCGCAGACACGCCCGAAGTAACGATTCAGACCAACTCGTCGATCGATGGCTTCGTGATTTCGGTGCGGGATCGGGGGGTCGGTATCTCACCAACCGTTATTCCCCACATTTTCCAGCCGTTCTACCGTGTTCAGGATCATAACAGCCCGAGTGTGAAAGGTTTCGGATTGGGACTCAGTTACGTGCAGCGCATCGTTCAGGCTCACAAGTGGGACATCTGGGTGAAAAGTGAAGTGGGTAAGGGCAGTGAATTTACCATTCAGATTCCCCCCGACTCGCTGATAAACCCACACATGAACAGCGTCGCCCGGCAAATGGCGTGA
- a CDS encoding alpha/beta fold hydrolase has protein sequence MSFIKVGTDAAGEDIELFYQDLGTGSPVVLIHGWPLSSQLWDYQLAELPKHNLRVIAYDRRGFGKSSQPWDGYNYDTFADDLKVLLDTLDLQNVTLVGMSMGGGEVARYMGRHGGARVSKVVFMSAITPYLLKTDDNPDGVDGDVFDDMKDNLVKDRADFLQTFGKQFYGIGFLDKPVSQAHLDGDFARAYAASQKATVDCVTAFAETDFRDDLAQIHVPALIIHGDNDKVVPIEASGERTAAALPNAQYLVYDGAPHGLVVTEKDRVTEDLLNFIQEGVSVKEPIGTTTLY, from the coding sequence ATGAGTTTCATCAAAGTAGGCACTGATGCCGCAGGCGAAGACATAGAACTTTTCTATCAGGATCTGGGAACGGGTAGCCCCGTTGTGCTAATTCACGGCTGGCCACTGAGCAGCCAACTGTGGGATTATCAGCTGGCCGAATTGCCAAAACACAACCTGCGGGTGATTGCTTACGACCGCCGTGGTTTCGGTAAGTCGTCGCAGCCCTGGGATGGCTACAACTACGACACGTTTGCCGATGACCTCAAAGTACTGCTCGATACGCTGGACCTGCAAAATGTAACGCTGGTTGGTATGTCGATGGGTGGTGGCGAAGTAGCCCGGTACATGGGCCGTCACGGTGGCGCACGGGTATCGAAAGTGGTATTCATGAGTGCGATCACACCATACCTGCTCAAAACCGACGACAACCCGGACGGCGTCGATGGCGACGTGTTCGATGATATGAAGGACAACCTCGTGAAAGACCGCGCCGACTTCCTGCAAACCTTCGGCAAGCAGTTCTACGGCATAGGTTTCCTCGACAAGCCAGTTAGTCAGGCGCACCTCGACGGCGACTTTGCCCGTGCGTATGCGGCTTCGCAGAAAGCTACGGTTGATTGCGTAACCGCATTTGCCGAAACGGATTTCCGCGACGATCTGGCGCAGATTCACGTACCAGCCCTGATCATTCACGGCGACAACGATAAAGTTGTCCCCATCGAAGCGTCGGGTGAGCGCACAGCAGCCGCTCTGCCAAACGCCCAGTATCTCGTGTACGACGGCGCACCGCACGGCCTGGTAGTGACGGAAAAAGACCGCGTTACCGAAGACCTGCTGAACTTCATTCAGGAAGGCGTAAGTGTGAAGGAGCCAATCGGCACTACGACACTGTACTAG